Proteins found in one Bacteroidales bacterium WCE2008 genomic segment:
- a CDS encoding glycyl-tRNA synthetase, with protein sequence MTQEELFKILVAHCKEYGFIFPSSEIYDGLAAVYDYGQMGVELKNNIKRYWWEAMTRLNENVVGIDSCIFMHPKTWVASGHVAAFNDPLIDNKDSKKRYRADNLIEDYLGKIEEKIAKEVAKGKKKFGDSFDEAQFRATNPNVLREQAKYDEVHNRYKAAEDANDLQAYRQIIIDCGIVCPISGTANWTEVRQFNLMFSTQGSNTGNSDDVLYLRPETAQGIFVEYLNVQKTGRMKIPFGIAQIGKAFRNEIVARQFIFRMKEFEQMEMEFFVRPGTEMEFFKMWKENRMKWHVNLGMGAENYRFHDHEKLAHYANAATDIEFNFPFGFKELEGIHSRTDFDLGNHQKLSGKKIQYFDPETGESYVPYCVETSIGVDRMFLAVLSHSYNVEQLENGESRVVLSIPAPLAPVKVAVLPLVKKDGLPEKAQEVVNELKYDFAYQYDEKDSIGKRYRRQDAIGTPFCVTIDNETMNDNCVTVRDRDTMQQTRVPISELRAMIDKKVNMSNLLRNL encoded by the coding sequence ATGACACAGGAAGAACTTTTCAAGATTCTTGTCGCACATTGCAAGGAATATGGATTCATATTCCCGTCCAGCGAGATTTATGATGGACTTGCCGCCGTTTATGATTACGGCCAGATGGGTGTAGAACTCAAAAACAACATAAAGAGATATTGGTGGGAAGCCATGACTCGTCTCAACGAGAACGTAGTCGGCATCGATTCCTGCATTTTCATGCATCCTAAGACCTGGGTCGCTTCCGGCCACGTAGCCGCTTTCAACGACCCTCTTATCGATAATAAAGACTCCAAGAAGAGATACCGTGCAGATAACCTTATCGAGGATTATCTCGGAAAGATCGAGGAGAAGATAGCCAAGGAAGTAGCTAAGGGCAAGAAGAAATTCGGAGACAGCTTCGACGAGGCCCAGTTCCGCGCTACCAACCCTAACGTACTCCGCGAGCAGGCTAAGTACGACGAGGTGCACAACCGCTACAAGGCTGCCGAGGACGCCAACGACCTTCAGGCTTACCGCCAGATCATCATAGACTGCGGTATCGTCTGCCCTATTTCTGGTACCGCCAACTGGACAGAGGTACGTCAGTTCAACCTTATGTTCAGCACCCAGGGTTCCAACACCGGCAACAGCGACGACGTGCTTTATCTCCGTCCTGAGACCGCCCAGGGTATCTTCGTAGAGTATCTCAACGTGCAGAAGACCGGCCGCATGAAGATTCCTTTCGGTATCGCACAGATCGGAAAGGCCTTCAGAAACGAGATCGTGGCCCGTCAGTTCATCTTCAGGATGAAAGAGTTCGAGCAGATGGAGATGGAGTTCTTCGTAAGGCCTGGAACCGAGATGGAGTTCTTCAAGATGTGGAAAGAGAACCGTATGAAATGGCATGTAAACCTCGGTATGGGTGCCGAGAACTATCGTTTCCACGACCATGAGAAACTTGCGCATTACGCAAATGCCGCAACCGATATAGAATTCAACTTCCCATTCGGCTTCAAGGAGCTCGAGGGTATCCACTCAAGGACCGACTTCGACCTCGGAAACCACCAGAAACTTTCCGGAAAGAAGATCCAGTACTTCGATCCTGAGACAGGCGAGAGCTATGTTCCATACTGCGTCGAGACTTCTATCGGCGTCGACCGTATGTTCCTTGCCGTTCTTTCTCACTCTTACAACGTAGAGCAGCTCGAGAACGGTGAAAGCCGCGTAGTGCTCAGCATCCCTGCCCCGCTCGCACCGGTCAAGGTTGCAGTGCTCCCTCTCGTGAAGAAAGACGGTCTGCCTGAGAAGGCCCAGGAAGTTGTCAACGAGCTCAAATACGACTTCGCATACCAGTACGACGAGAAAGACTCCATCGGAAAGCGCTACCGTCGTCAGGATGCCATCGGTACTCCGTTCTGCGTGACCATCGACAACGAGACCATGAACGACAACTGCGTGACCGTCCGCGACCGCGACACCATGCAGCAGACCCGCGTGCCGATCTCTGAGCTCCGCGCCATGATCGACAAGAAGGTCAACATGAGCAACCTTCTCCGTAACCTTTAA